In Ptychodera flava strain L36383 unplaced genomic scaffold, AS_Pfla_20210202 Scaffold_91__1_contigs__length_413411_pilon, whole genome shotgun sequence, the genomic window CGTCCCACAGAAAAACGATTTCCGGCAAAAATTGCCTGTGACGCAGTACAGTGGAGGTTTCTCAGTATTATTTGACTGAGTATCTCCTTTAATACGTCCCTATAGTTCTAAATGACTTTGATTACTGACGTTAACTTTTTCTATTAGTAAAGTTCAAGAAGCTTATATATGTAATTTAATCTTATCTTTACCGACAAGTTGAAAGCCAAGAGGCAAGCAGCTATTATTTCGGAATTACGACGTGTAGGTTAGATTTGAACACGGATAATTTGCAATGCATCACGAACCAAACATTTTATTTAGACGTGAGGTCAAAAGACACGAAAAATATGTAAACGCCCACAGCAACCTTGGAAGAATGTCCTATATCAAGGGCATCTAATGGTCATATAATTGATTGCCTGTGGATGTAaacatgtttttgtaaatgtcaTTTAATGGTTATTGTAGGTTTTTGTAAATGGCAATATGGCTACAAACCACGGATACAACTTTCATGCCTTCTACAAACTTGCAAGCACTCTTCCTGATGATGATATAAACAAAATTTGTGTTCAATTGATCTATCAAAAAGGTACTTGATTTTGGcattgacattttcaatttttgtactgTAATTTCCTATTGCAATCAGCCAGTTTTTCACTGGTATATTTGTTAAATAGCCTCCTTAAGTGGCACTTTCAACTGTATTCACGAATACCATTTAGTAGAACTTGTAGAACTGTAATTTAGGTTCTCCCTAAAGCGCCGTTGATATCCGCTATAATGTTGGAGCAGGTCACATGCAAGGTATACTGTCGTGACGGACATAAATCCGTCGTAGTACTtgcaattttgaaattgcttGTTTACATTGAGAAAGCTGTGCATTAACATAAATGCGATGGCCTATAACTGAAAAAAACAACGAAAATATTACCATGATCCGACGTTCTGGAAATCTGTAAGTCTCTTTTCGTCTTTATTGAAGTGAACAATTGAACCTTCAAACGGATTGACATGAataaatatgtgtgtgtgcgtgcttgatattgaaattgatattGCTTGATAAGTTAACATTCTCACTCGATTACCATTTTAACAAGATTTTATTTCAACGTTTTCAATTAATTTGTGAAATGTACTTGTTGCCTGGAAGTATACTTATATTTTAAGTCGAATCGTATCGATTTTCGGTAGGTAGGTGTGAAGTTCAACTGGTTAAAATCGTCATTGGTTAGTCATTAAGAGACTGACTCAGATGACTTCTAGTGCTTTACTGtccaaaatttgtttttccacAATAATGACTGCGTGAATATACAGAAATGTGCATGCTCTGCTTAACAACGGACAGTGGTGAGACAATCCACTCCACGGTTTATGATTTAGCTTAATAGATCAATTGAAATATATTCTTCAAAAAAGATTGGATCCCTCGAATGAGAGCATAGTATTTGTCCTTAGATGTGCAATAAACAtgagaaaatacatcaaaaactACCTTAAGtctcaaaatatttcatctGATGAGCGACAACGTTCTCACCACTCAAATCTTTTAACTTAAGGGACAAGAGTTCTCTTATTTCTTCTCTATTTGTGTATCTTAACTTTGGATATGGGTCTTCAATAACTGAGACGATGACTTCCGCTGCCTGTCCCACggtttgaatgaaatcgacGCCGGTACTTTGCCAGCGTTTCGAAGTCATACTCTTTTGCATCAACTCGCGCGTTTCCTCACCAACGGCATCTTCATTCATATTCAAGTTTCCACCTAGTCCCTGCAGAAGTGGTGTCATCACAAGGCCGAATACAACCATGCTGATGCTGGAAGGGACAGGAAACCCATAAGTTAAGATTATATAACGACAGAGGACCATAATTACTTTCTCATAGCTTTAAAACTTGAAGCGATCTCGTGATTCCTGTATTTGTGATTTGCAATGACAATACAAAACGATTATTCAAGTTAGTTTGGTGTTGTCTTAAAGGCACCGATagaaagacaaacagacaacCCGAGAGTCTCAGAGTAGACATACGATCAGGTAGATAGAAGATAGAGAGGGATAgacgtacagacagacagacatgcagacagaATGATGATCTCAAAAAATTGATAGCTGTAAAAGGACACTCACTGTACGTCAAATTGCTTCAAAACTGCCACAAGTGATTCCGACAAACCCTCCAAAGCAAACTTTGCTGCACAGTAACCGTCACTGAATGGAAAACCTATTTGGTAAAACACAGGAACgtgtttgaaagaaaaataaactaGATCATAAGTTGAGGTCATATTTGACTATCTCATCTTTCCAATATATCTTCCATCGTATTTATAATATCTACTTACTCTAAATGTGCCACATGACGTCAATTAACTAGTTTTCTGACAGGCAATGAGGTGACATACATAATGTTTATAGGTACGTAGAtttatatatagatacatacatagctgCATAGGTACATagaaacatagatagatagataaatacatagatacatagatacatagatacatacatacatacatacatacatacatacatacatacatacatacacacacacacatacatacatacatacatacatacatacatacatacatacatacatacatacatacatacatacatacatcatacatacatacatacatacatacatacatacatacatacatacatacatacatacatacatacaaacatacatacatgttaatCGTCAAGATGTGACAGGGCCCTAAAATGACGATTTTTAAAAAGCGTTTAAGAGTGTCTTTACTCTCCTATTGTTGTATTCTCATCGTAAACATGTAGCCACGCCGTTACGAAATGTAGTAATGGTGACAGGGAAACCGaatgtttaataaaatttgcGGTATTTCTGCTTACTTACCGATAACACCTGCCGTACTTCCAATGTTTATAATTCTACCAGATCTTCTTTTCTTCATATTAGGTATGACCTTTTGAATTGTCCTCAGAGCTCCGAAGAAGTTTGTCTCCATTATCTGACGATTGACGTCAAATGGTACGCCCTCTAGCGGGTACATGGTTAATATCCCAGCGTTGTTTACTTTGCGACGAAGCATAGATATCTTTTATCAGTAACAGGGAAATTAAGAAAAGCGTAAAAATAATTCGATATCAGGGTTGTTAAACGTCTCTTCTTTTAAATATAAATTCATCTTGCAGCTTGACGTGGCTACATATGGATTTCACAAAACATTCTTTGATAGGAAAGAATATATAAAGACAAGTATTAAGAAGGAAGATTCTGTcttgaagaaaacaaattaatttaCTTTTGTTAAACGTTGAAGTCTAAAAACGACCAAATCACCGGTTTCCACCCTGAAACTACAGTttactacaattatttacaAATTATACCATGGGGATCCTAAGTCTGTGTGAAAATACTCGTATTtggtgttgtgttttttttcaaaacctttCGAACCTGACGATTACTTCGCCATTTCTACTCTGTTTTTTTCCAAGTATCCCCCGTTTACTACTTAATGGAATTTGCTTACTATTTTTAGTGTATAAACTTTGCATGTATTCTTTCTTGGTCTGCaaactgtttgtttgtgtttattatttaGTACAGTATTACACTTGTTCGGATATTGGAAATCGATGGGCGTACTCAGTAAGGTTGCAAAGGtactacccttttcttgtgcACATGTGGATGAGTTGAATTATGCAGATTGCATTCATCAGGACTAAAACTTGATGGCGAAATGGCGCTTTTCACAAAATGAAAAGATTTGGTCAGGATGTACGAAATTCAGGTCACCATTTTGACTTCTTCCATCAAACGAGTCAGTTCATTCCAGGGTATCGGGTAAGACGAATTTGAATGAGCGGTCAACATACATTTCGCACACGACATTCACAACAAAGCCAAATTCATCGAAGAAATATATATGGACGTATGGCAGCGCAAAATCCAAGCGgttatttcaagtttttttaaaatcatacagCTGCCCTGCATCCTGAATAATTCACTTGATTACAATGAAGTAATGGCAAGGTCAAGATCGATGCCGTGTCAATGTAGGTTCAAGATACCATTACAGGTACTCGTATATGAAGTATTcgctattttttaaaaaaagcacTATGTCTGTGTTTTCTTATTCGACACCTACTCAGCATGATACCGGCAATACGGTTGGTCAGAAAGTGACTTACACTAGGAGAAGAATTATTGATTAACTATCATGAAATTCACCTGGTACATGTCATTTTGTCCAAGGGTAGAGACAATAGCTTTTACAAAATACGATAAACACTTCATCACCGAATATGTATTTTTATGTCAACATAACAATAATTCAATTCTGTGGTTACTCTTTAGAATGTCGGGAAGGTCGCCATTTATGTCGAGTGCGTTAAACTTGTCTGCTGTTAAATGATTGATTCCTCACAGGTACAATGCAATAGTAATACAATAGTAGTGTTATTAATGGCCTTAACCTTATATAAGTGACAAAATATGCCCATGTTTAAATTTTCCAGTTTCCAAAATGTGTCACCATGAAAGTTTCACCATTTTCACACATGTATTCTTCCatgtaaaatttattaaatagtATCCATAACGGGATGAGTTAAAAACACTTCAGTCTACAGGatattgaaaatgttaactACATGTTAGTAAGACCAGACACGTCATTGTTCTGTAGAGTCACTTCACTGCACTCATTGAATAGACGATAAATGATAGGTATCTTTTCTGTGGCAGATCGGAAAGTTGACCCATTTCCCAGAGGTCTGTGTGAAATTTACAGGCGATTGTTGAAGGTAATGCATGCTTATGTCTGCTTACAAACTTCAATGACAACTAAAGGCAAAGAAGGACAAGGTTGAACTGACCTCGATATGTAAAGAAACATAAATAGAAACATATACCTCG contains:
- the LOC139129096 gene encoding estradiol 17-beta-dehydrogenase 1-like, coding for MYPLEGVPFDVNRQIMETNFFGALRTIQKVIPNMKKRRSGRIINIGSTAGVIGFPFSDGYCAAKFALEGLSESLVAVLKQFDVHISMVVFGLVMTPLLQGLGGNLNMNEDAVGEETRELMQKSMTSKRWQSTGVDFIQTVGQAAEVIVSVIEDPYPKLRYTNREEIRELLSLKLKDLSGENVVAHQMKYFET